In one Candidatus Hydrogenedens sp. genomic region, the following are encoded:
- the purL gene encoding phosphoribosylformylglycinamidine synthase subunit PurL yields MLNRIEVTIRPELEDPIGKSLSAQIKDDLSITCKSVRVVDVYTILAEITPKELEKVATELFSDSVIQIASINQHIKFPQEYQHVVEVGFRPGVTDNVGKSAREGIQDTLSRNLKPDEFVFKSTMYWFSGLSKENCSQVAQKLLANELIQHWKVLSYDELSNQKDISLLPIPLVTEKTKTIVETISLNLSDSELLELSQKRLLALDLREMKAIKEYFENPITKKHRTALNLPEYPTDIELEILAQTWSEHCKHKIFNADIKFEDSNGNYTVVNSLFKTFIKSTTDKLKSEIPWLVSVFHDNAGLIDFDNEHLISMKVETHNSPSALDPYGGAITGIVGVNRDILGAGLGCRCILNTDVFCFASPFYEGKIPERLLHPRRVLRGVHAGVRDGGNQSGIPTVNGAIVFHERFLGKPLVFCGTGGIIPKKINNKLAHEKKAYKGDLIVMIGGRIGKDGIHGATFSSEELHEGSPVTAVQIGDPITQKKLSDFLFEARDRGLYNAITDNGAGGLSSSIGEMARGSGGAKVYLDRAPLKYAGLAPWEIFLSESQERMTVAVSPQHINEFMNLSQKRDVESTILGEFTDSGFLECYFNGKLIASLSMDFLHDGVPTMNLRAKLASSEPKSFYIQHKGNLTEDLLHVIGSLNVCSKETFVRMYDHEVQAQTVIKPFQGITHDGPGDATVIRPIYCSNRGLAISCGICPKYSDLDCYQMAANAVDEAVRNLVAVGVKLGNIAGLDNFCWPDPVESEKTPDGAHKLAQLVLACQGLHDTCLAYKVPLISGKDSMKNDYKIGNIKISIPPTLLFTAIGFIEDIQNTMTMDVKNAGDKVYLIGKTVEAIGGSEWAEIHKFEGGTVPTVNTEKAILQYNRIYESIQNRWISSCHDCSDGGLAVALAESAFAGGLGMKIDIMTMGVHNDIVALFSETPCRHIVTVSPQYENDFLKLMNGLDVFYLGEVTEQPQFLVYGVTSHLIINTSIFELKEAWQKTLRI; encoded by the coding sequence ATGCTCAACCGAATTGAAGTAACTATCCGTCCCGAATTAGAGGACCCCATAGGGAAAAGTTTATCTGCTCAAATCAAAGATGATCTCTCTATTACCTGCAAATCTGTTCGCGTAGTAGATGTTTATACCATTTTAGCCGAAATAACACCGAAAGAACTCGAAAAAGTAGCCACAGAACTTTTTTCAGATTCCGTTATTCAAATCGCTTCTATAAACCAACATATAAAATTTCCTCAGGAATACCAACATGTGGTTGAAGTCGGATTTCGTCCAGGTGTAACGGATAATGTCGGGAAAAGTGCACGGGAAGGAATACAGGACACATTATCGAGAAACCTAAAGCCAGATGAATTTGTGTTTAAATCCACAATGTATTGGTTTTCCGGTTTATCAAAAGAAAACTGTTCTCAAGTCGCTCAAAAACTTCTTGCAAATGAACTCATACAACACTGGAAAGTTTTGTCTTATGATGAATTATCTAATCAAAAAGATATTTCTTTATTACCTATCCCCTTAGTAACAGAAAAAACAAAAACTATTGTTGAAACAATATCTCTAAACCTTTCCGATTCAGAATTATTAGAATTAAGTCAAAAAAGACTTTTAGCCCTTGACTTACGCGAAATGAAAGCCATAAAAGAGTATTTTGAAAATCCAATTACAAAAAAACATCGCACAGCCCTCAACCTCCCTGAATATCCAACCGATATCGAACTTGAAATATTAGCACAAACATGGTCTGAACACTGTAAACATAAAATATTCAATGCAGATATTAAATTTGAAGATAGTAACGGGAATTATACAGTAGTCAACAGCCTATTCAAGACCTTTATCAAATCCACTACGGACAAATTGAAATCAGAAATTCCGTGGTTGGTTAGTGTTTTTCATGACAACGCAGGATTAATAGATTTCGATAATGAACACCTCATATCAATGAAAGTCGAAACCCATAATAGCCCCTCTGCATTAGACCCTTATGGTGGTGCTATTACAGGAATTGTGGGAGTTAATCGGGACATTTTAGGTGCCGGTTTGGGATGCCGTTGTATTCTTAATACAGATGTTTTTTGTTTTGCATCACCTTTCTATGAAGGTAAAATTCCGGAACGATTACTCCATCCACGGCGAGTATTACGGGGAGTTCACGCAGGTGTCCGTGATGGCGGAAATCAAAGCGGTATTCCCACAGTAAACGGTGCTATTGTCTTTCATGAACGGTTTTTAGGGAAACCCCTTGTGTTCTGTGGAACAGGGGGCATTATTCCCAAAAAAATAAATAATAAATTAGCCCATGAGAAAAAAGCATATAAAGGCGACCTTATTGTAATGATTGGAGGGCGAATTGGTAAAGATGGAATTCATGGAGCCACATTTTCCTCGGAAGAATTACATGAAGGCTCACCAGTAACTGCTGTTCAAATAGGCGACCCCATTACACAGAAAAAACTATCCGATTTCCTTTTCGAAGCAAGAGACCGTGGGTTATATAATGCAATAACGGATAATGGAGCTGGGGGATTATCTTCAAGTATAGGTGAAATGGCAAGAGGTTCAGGTGGTGCAAAAGTTTACTTAGACCGTGCTCCTCTCAAATACGCCGGATTGGCTCCCTGGGAAATTTTCTTGTCAGAATCCCAGGAACGAATGACTGTAGCTGTATCTCCTCAACACATTAATGAATTTATGAATCTTTCTCAAAAAAGAGATGTTGAATCTACCATATTAGGAGAATTTACCGATTCAGGATTTCTGGAATGTTATTTTAATGGCAAATTAATTGCATCCTTGTCTATGGATTTCCTACATGATGGCGTTCCTACAATGAATTTACGGGCAAAATTAGCAAGTTCAGAGCCGAAATCCTTCTATATTCAACATAAAGGAAATCTCACTGAAGACTTACTACATGTAATAGGTAGTTTGAATGTTTGCAGTAAAGAAACCTTTGTCAGAATGTATGACCACGAAGTTCAGGCTCAAACAGTGATTAAACCTTTCCAGGGAATTACCCATGACGGTCCTGGTGATGCAACAGTAATTCGTCCTATTTATTGTTCCAATCGTGGTCTTGCAATTAGTTGTGGTATTTGTCCCAAATATAGCGACTTAGACTGTTACCAGATGGCTGCAAATGCTGTGGACGAAGCTGTCAGAAACTTAGTAGCAGTAGGTGTAAAATTAGGTAATATCGCTGGATTAGATAACTTCTGCTGGCCTGACCCTGTAGAAAGTGAAAAGACACCCGATGGCGCACATAAATTAGCTCAATTGGTTTTAGCCTGTCAGGGCTTGCATGATACCTGCCTTGCCTACAAAGTTCCTTTGATAAGCGGTAAAGATAGCATGAAAAATGATTACAAAATTGGAAACATCAAAATATCTATCCCACCTACATTATTATTTACTGCAATTGGATTTATAGAAGATATACAGAATACAATGACTATGGATGTGAAAAACGCCGGAGATAAAGTCTATCTTATTGGTAAAACTGTTGAAGCAATAGGTGGAAGTGAATGGGCAGAAATTCATAAGTTTGAAGGAGGAACTGTTCCTACCGTTAATACAGAGAAAGCCATACTCCAATATAACCGAATATATGAATCTATCCAAAACAGATGGATTTCCTCCTGTCATGACTGTTCTGATGGTGGGCTTGCTGTTGCATTAGCAGAAAGTGCTTTTGCAGGTGGGCTTGGCATGAAAATAGACATTATGACAATGGGTGTTCATAACGATATTGTCGCTTTATTTAGCGAGACACCTTGCCGTCATATTGTAACCGTATCTCCTCAATATGAAAACGATTTCCTGAAATTAATGAACGGTTTGGATGTTTTCTATTTAGGTGAAGTAACAGAACAACCTCAATTTTTAGTTTATGGCGTTACAAGTCACCTTATCATCAATACTTCTATTTTTGAACTTAAAGAAGCATGGCAGAAAACTTTACGGATATAA
- a CDS encoding phosphoribosylformylglycinamidine synthase subunit PurQ, translating to MIQVLVLTGFGINCERETAHTFQQAGGEPLLIHLNDLIEKPDYLDKSKILAIPGGFSFGDDIASGRILANRIRYRLEKPLQKFINDGKLIIGICNGFQVMVKMGILPLFQKEFKQLVTLTHNNSGRFEDRWVSLNVNTSSPCIWTKGIEYIELPVRHGEGKFITKDDIILKQLKENHQIVIQYAKKDKSLAKGEYPANPNGSIEDIAGICDPSGKIFGLMPHPEAFWDAKLHPLWNRLQLKGPGDGLKIFENGVSFANSHL from the coding sequence ATGATTCAAGTTCTTGTTCTAACAGGTTTTGGCATAAATTGTGAACGGGAAACAGCACACACCTTCCAACAAGCAGGTGGTGAACCTTTACTTATCCATCTCAATGATTTAATTGAAAAACCGGATTATCTGGATAAATCTAAAATTCTTGCTATTCCTGGCGGGTTCTCTTTCGGTGATGACATAGCATCAGGCAGAATCTTAGCCAATAGAATTCGTTATCGTTTAGAAAAACCTCTACAAAAATTTATCAATGATGGAAAACTCATTATTGGTATATGTAATGGCTTCCAGGTGATGGTTAAAATGGGTATCTTACCTCTGTTTCAAAAAGAATTTAAACAATTGGTAACATTAACTCATAATAATTCGGGTCGTTTTGAAGATAGATGGGTTTCCTTAAATGTAAACACAAGTTCACCATGTATCTGGACAAAAGGTATAGAATATATTGAATTACCTGTTCGACACGGAGAAGGAAAATTCATAACAAAAGATGACATTATCTTAAAACAACTTAAAGAAAACCATCAAATCGTGATACAATATGCAAAAAAAGATAAGTCATTGGCAAAGGGAGAATATCCCGCTAACCCCAATGGTTCTATAGAAGACATCGCAGGTATTTGCGACCCTTCGGGTAAGATTTTTGGTTTGATGCCTCATCCAGAAGCCTTTTGGGATGCCAAATTACATCCTTTATGGAATCGTCTTCAACTTAAAGGACCCGGAGATGGTCTAAAAATATTTGAGAATGGAGTTTCCTTTGCCAATTCTCATCTATAA
- a CDS encoding HRDC domain-containing protein — MHKKKSDFAVNDYNLIQTRKDWENALKIISIEPKIAIDLEANSLYEYPGEICLIQISVRGFDFLLDPLAHFPFPELGELFANKNVLKIFHASEYDLRLLWKQYKWQIINLFDTMWAGKLLGCKQLGLVSLLKTFLNVQHDKKFQKSNWKHRPLSNQQLSYAYRDSHYLIPLAEVLQKQLEEKGLWDEAQEIFNDFSKGIIVEEEEQKSIQFYKAFRSKNLPEKNLKILQKLFFFREELGQSLHILPNKLISNKCLLNISKKIPETLDELNLITTTHSISNKIKKQELLEVILKTINSEEPLYTPPVNNNPQIKNRTSLLLQWRKQKSIMRDIDSDAIIPKNKLFLLALHGPKTISELEQLEILGPVRLKMYGEEIINLFKKADEFSEQQQS, encoded by the coding sequence ATGCATAAGAAAAAATCTGATTTTGCTGTAAATGATTATAATCTGATACAAACAAGAAAAGACTGGGAAAATGCACTTAAAATCATTTCAATCGAACCTAAAATCGCTATTGACCTTGAGGCAAACTCTTTATATGAATACCCTGGTGAAATCTGTCTCATTCAAATTTCGGTCCGTGGTTTTGACTTCCTATTGGATCCATTAGCCCACTTTCCTTTCCCGGAATTAGGAGAACTATTCGCCAATAAAAATGTTTTAAAAATTTTTCATGCATCAGAATACGATTTAAGATTGCTCTGGAAACAATACAAATGGCAAATTATAAATCTTTTCGATACTATGTGGGCAGGAAAACTTTTGGGTTGCAAACAATTAGGACTTGTCTCCTTACTTAAAACATTTTTAAATGTCCAACACGATAAAAAATTTCAGAAATCAAACTGGAAACATCGTCCTCTTTCTAATCAACAACTAAGTTATGCTTATCGGGATTCTCATTATCTAATCCCATTAGCAGAAGTTTTACAAAAACAACTTGAAGAAAAAGGCTTATGGGATGAGGCACAAGAAATTTTTAATGATTTTTCAAAAGGAATAATAGTAGAAGAGGAAGAACAAAAATCCATTCAATTCTATAAAGCATTTCGAAGTAAAAATCTACCTGAAAAAAATTTAAAAATCTTACAAAAACTTTTCTTCTTCCGTGAAGAATTAGGTCAATCTTTACATATTCTTCCTAACAAATTAATTTCCAACAAATGCCTGCTAAACATATCTAAAAAAATTCCCGAAACTCTTGATGAATTAAATCTCATAACAACTACACATTCAATATCAAATAAAATTAAAAAACAGGAACTACTCGAAGTTATATTAAAAACGATAAATTCGGAAGAACCTTTATATACACCTCCAGTAAACAATAATCCACAAATAAAAAACCGAACCTCTCTTCTTTTACAATGGAGAAAACAAAAATCAATTATGCGTGATATTGATTCTGATGCTATCATCCCCAAAAACAAACTTTTCCTATTAGCATTACATGGTCCTAAAACTATATCGGAACTGGAGCAATTAGAAATTCTGGGACCTGTGCGTTTAAAAATGTATGGTGAAGAAATAATTAATCTTTTTAAGAAAGCCGATGAGTTTTCTGAACAACAACAATCGTAA
- a CDS encoding CehA/McbA family metallohydrolase, with protein sequence MQKQNKVKLFYILCLLILSFLATDNIYAKKKSSDKNSPPKQSIPTNQYENQQYSEYSGPKGTLDIDVTDVLGKYWGARVDLLNIEDGKRYRFDFPEGKGEQKVPVGSFRAYVYAYDNGVPVMVQIKDITIKENQPVFIPITLLEGTTGPLVLRDFDSDCDLVLDRVEIESGTDPYNPLDIPGKKTIPVENKVIQNKPGWYKGELCCFSKYSIGSETVGELIKRAEKDGLDFLAITDINTLKSIEDPEYRSDKLVLIPAMKWGNDQMGYALVYCPRTPLDSPTTIPEAQAECLRVQAQGGIFAIAHPCFPTGFWRWGLNYVNAIQVWCREWRAIPPLTLDKLDDWLKEKKDGKFIYSLAAAVNESKIASVSANSQSARFWDYEIARGAMVCGIAGSHSSNPSVPLGTPITYVRAENKSLAAILEGLRLGRTYVSTGVNGPKLSFMADSLADNKIDVSIGGIVPLGIDIRFEAIAENAKGKKLEVLFNGRPIVTKIIESDNFTVRFTDKPVRSGAYRLRVIGPPENTKGFGDVEVYAMTSPIYAQDITAELLWRLPKFDPKKAWIEIKPSEEGSYLNLPEN encoded by the coding sequence ATGCAAAAGCAAAATAAAGTAAAACTTTTTTATATTCTCTGTTTATTAATCCTATCATTTCTTGCAACAGATAATATTTACGCTAAAAAGAAATCTTCTGATAAAAACTCTCCCCCGAAACAGTCTATTCCCACTAACCAATATGAAAACCAACAATATAGTGAATATTCAGGACCCAAAGGGACATTAGATATTGATGTAACGGATGTCTTGGGAAAGTATTGGGGAGCCAGAGTTGATTTATTGAATATAGAAGATGGGAAACGATACCGCTTTGATTTTCCTGAAGGTAAAGGAGAACAAAAAGTCCCTGTGGGAAGTTTTAGAGCTTATGTTTATGCCTATGATAACGGGGTCCCTGTAATGGTTCAAATCAAAGATATTACCATAAAAGAAAATCAACCTGTTTTCATTCCAATCACACTTTTAGAAGGAACTACAGGTCCCCTTGTTTTAAGAGATTTTGATAGTGATTGTGACCTTGTGTTGGATAGAGTTGAAATAGAATCGGGCACAGACCCTTACAACCCTCTGGATATCCCCGGTAAAAAAACAATACCTGTCGAAAATAAAGTTATCCAGAATAAACCAGGATGGTATAAAGGTGAATTATGTTGCTTCTCTAAATATAGTATTGGTAGTGAAACCGTAGGAGAATTAATCAAAAGAGCAGAAAAGGATGGGCTTGATTTCCTCGCTATAACAGATATAAACACATTAAAATCCATTGAAGACCCTGAATATCGTTCCGACAAACTTGTTCTCATACCTGCAATGAAATGGGGAAATGACCAGATGGGATATGCTCTGGTCTACTGTCCACGAACACCTTTGGATAGCCCAACAACAATTCCAGAAGCACAGGCAGAATGCCTTCGTGTTCAGGCACAGGGAGGTATTTTTGCTATTGCACATCCATGTTTCCCCACAGGATTCTGGCGATGGGGATTAAATTATGTAAATGCTATTCAGGTATGGTGTAGAGAATGGAGAGCCATCCCACCCCTTACTTTAGACAAATTAGACGATTGGCTCAAAGAAAAAAAAGACGGAAAATTTATTTACTCCCTTGCTGCGGCTGTAAATGAATCAAAAATAGCCTCTGTTTCCGCTAATTCTCAATCTGCCCGTTTCTGGGATTATGAAATAGCACGGGGAGCTATGGTCTGTGGTATTGCAGGAAGTCATTCTTCAAATCCATCGGTTCCCTTAGGAACACCTATAACCTATGTTCGTGCAGAAAATAAATCTTTAGCTGCTATCCTTGAAGGACTTCGTTTAGGTAGAACTTATGTATCTACAGGGGTTAATGGTCCTAAATTAAGTTTTATGGCTGATTCATTAGCCGATAATAAAATAGATGTAAGTATTGGGGGCATTGTTCCCTTAGGGATAGACATTCGTTTTGAAGCCATCGCTGAAAATGCAAAAGGAAAAAAATTAGAAGTTTTATTTAATGGAAGACCCATCGTTACAAAAATAATTGAAAGCGACAACTTTACGGTTCGTTTCACGGACAAACCTGTCCGCAGTGGTGCTTACCGTCTCCGTGTTATAGGTCCTCCAGAGAATACAAAAGGTTTTGGCGATGTGGAAGTATATGCTATGACCAGCCCCATTTATGCACAAGATATTACTGCTGAATTACTCTGGCGTTTGCCTAAATTTGACCCGAAAAAAGCATGGATAGAAATTAAGCCCAGTGAAGAAGGTTCCTATCTCAACCTTCCTGAAAACTAA
- a CDS encoding thiazole synthase yields MEETNSTYLYNDPLIIAGRKFKSRILIGTGKFPSAEALRKTIKASGTEIVTVALRRVDLKKPENDSILSVLNPKEVLILPNTSGARTAEEALKLARIARAAGLEPWVKLELTPEPRYLLPDPIETLKAAELLIKDGFIVLPYIQADPILAKKLEELGTATVMPLGSPIGSNKGLKTKEFIKIIIEQSNIPVVVDAGLGAPSHAAEAMEIGADAVLVNTALADAQDHEKMAMAFRLSTEAGRLAFRAGLGPQRDTAEASSPLTGFLFNSNSNNKS; encoded by the coding sequence ATGGAAGAAACAAATAGTACTTATTTATACAATGACCCTCTTATCATAGCGGGTAGAAAATTTAAATCCCGTATTTTAATCGGCACCGGCAAATTTCCCTCTGCTGAAGCATTACGAAAAACTATAAAGGCTTCTGGCACAGAGATTGTAACTGTTGCACTTAGACGGGTTGACTTAAAAAAACCAGAAAACGATAGTATCCTTTCCGTTCTCAATCCTAAAGAAGTTTTAATTTTACCAAACACAAGTGGAGCCAGAACCGCAGAGGAAGCCTTAAAGTTAGCACGAATTGCTCGGGCTGCAGGATTGGAACCCTGGGTAAAACTGGAATTAACTCCTGAACCTCGATATTTGCTACCTGACCCTATTGAGACACTCAAAGCAGCAGAATTATTGATTAAAGATGGATTTATTGTCCTTCCTTATATTCAGGCAGACCCTATACTTGCCAAAAAATTGGAAGAATTAGGTACGGCAACAGTTATGCCATTAGGTTCTCCTATCGGTAGCAATAAAGGATTGAAAACGAAAGAATTTATAAAAATTATCATAGAACAATCTAATATTCCAGTAGTTGTAGACGCAGGATTGGGAGCACCTTCCCATGCCGCAGAGGCAATGGAAATAGGTGCCGATGCTGTTCTTGTAAATACAGCACTTGCTGATGCTCAAGACCATGAAAAAATGGCAATGGCTTTCCGCTTATCTACTGAAGCAGGACGGTTAGCCTTCCGAGCCGGTTTAGGTCCACAACGAGATACCGCAGAGGCTTCTTCCCCATTAACAGGTTTCTTGTTTAACTCAAATTCAAATAATAAATCTTAA
- the thiH gene encoding 2-iminoacetate synthase ThiH, with protein sequence MEPFSFSNILNHWNSEYIQEIYNRVDEDKVLLALDKDTLSIEDLIALLSLKALPFLEKMAQKANRLTRWHFGRTISLYAPIYLSNLCASDCVYCYFASHSGIREKRVTLTEEQIRSECNELNKRGIQTVLLLTGDAPKIVPVDYISQAVHIAKEYFKSVSVEVYSMDEEHYAQLAKDGTEGVTLYMETYDKDIYDKVHLSGKKKDYLYRLNALERAGRAGIRRLTCGVLLGLSDWHLDIVWLALHAKYLEKMCWQSVISLSFPRLKHTPSRFKVPHLVSLQELVQIITAMRLFLPYSPFNLSTRESAEVRDHLIPLGITSMSAGSSTRPGGYKVYQESTPTQRPVLEQFEIDDQRTVEEVVSAIKNKGYDPVWVDFDPGFIKSL encoded by the coding sequence ATGGAACCTTTCTCTTTTTCAAATATTCTTAATCATTGGAATTCAGAATATATTCAGGAAATATATAATAGAGTTGACGAAGACAAAGTCTTGTTGGCTTTGGACAAAGACACTTTATCTATTGAGGATTTAATTGCTCTCCTCTCTCTAAAAGCATTACCTTTCCTTGAAAAAATGGCTCAAAAAGCAAACCGACTAACACGATGGCACTTTGGAAGAACCATATCTTTATATGCACCTATTTATCTTTCCAATCTTTGTGCATCGGATTGTGTATATTGTTATTTTGCATCGCATTCGGGTATCCGTGAAAAACGAGTTACACTCACGGAAGAACAAATACGAAGCGAATGCAACGAACTGAATAAAAGAGGCATTCAGACTGTATTACTCCTTACTGGCGATGCACCTAAAATAGTTCCTGTAGATTACATATCTCAGGCAGTGCACATAGCGAAAGAATATTTCAAATCGGTTAGTGTCGAAGTGTATTCCATGGATGAAGAACATTATGCCCAATTGGCAAAGGACGGGACAGAAGGTGTTACCTTATACATGGAAACTTATGATAAAGATATATATGATAAGGTGCATTTATCTGGAAAGAAAAAAGATTATTTATATCGCCTCAATGCTCTGGAAAGGGCTGGGAGAGCCGGTATTCGTAGGCTTACTTGTGGTGTCCTGCTGGGATTAAGTGACTGGCATCTCGATATTGTATGGCTTGCTTTACATGCAAAATACTTAGAAAAAATGTGTTGGCAAAGTGTTATTTCTCTCTCCTTCCCAAGGCTAAAACATACCCCTTCTCGATTTAAGGTTCCTCATCTGGTTAGCCTTCAGGAATTGGTTCAAATTATTACTGCTATGCGACTTTTCCTGCCTTATTCTCCTTTCAATTTAAGCACTCGTGAAAGTGCAGAAGTGCGTGACCATCTCATTCCGTTAGGAATTACATCTATGAGTGCTGGGTCTTCAACTCGTCCCGGTGGCTATAAAGTTTATCAAGAATCTACCCCTACACAGCGTCCTGTATTAGAACAATTCGAAATTGATGACCAACGAACCGTAGAAGAAGTCGTATCTGCCATTAAAAATAAAGGCTATGACCCCGTCTGGGTTGACTTTGACCCCGGATTTATAAAATCATTATAG
- a CDS encoding ADP-ribosylglycohydrolase family protein: MKKYFVFIFLFVFILTAYAQTPNPSEFKELSREKYIDKCKGAWLGQMIGVTYGDKYEFRSNGIPILEPLDKWTSEALERAFAQDDLYVEMTFLESIEKQGVNISFEQAGKAFANSKYPLWHANKAGRENVRKGIMPPLSGHPRFNPHADDIDFQIESDLFGIITPGLFKEMQQLGEVFGSIMNYGDGLYAGYFIAGMYSASFFIDDNVEEVVQLGLSCIPPESTYRKCIEDVITSYHQHPDDWLETWKYIEHKWQDDIDCEPGNLVNIDAKINGAYVAIGLLYGKGDLKKTLEITTRCGQDADCNPSSSAGILCCMKGFSALEPIWKEHLPKVSDNKFIFTNYSWNTLIDASVRVAEQIILKAGGTIENDIYKIPVQKPTPPPTLEQWVNKKEIFKPPIPTEEIAKWNSLWKVKSCKKSEEVGVFQNKFNRDNVLMLIPPEEGVPALIEYFSEIPSNTKQLSIEICSPQNKPFLLRFRVDYLPVYEQSVNDTQWVKLPVNIEKWAGSQHVITIEIYSIEQKNNIIACFGNIAFQ; encoded by the coding sequence ATGAAAAAATACTTTGTTTTCATCTTCCTCTTTGTTTTTATCCTTACAGCGTATGCCCAAACACCAAACCCATCAGAATTTAAGGAACTTTCCCGTGAAAAATACATCGATAAATGTAAAGGAGCATGGTTAGGGCAAATGATAGGTGTTACTTATGGAGATAAGTATGAATTTCGTTCCAACGGAATTCCTATACTTGAACCCTTAGATAAATGGACTTCGGAAGCATTGGAACGAGCCTTTGCGCAAGATGATTTATATGTTGAAATGACTTTTTTAGAATCCATTGAAAAACAGGGAGTTAATATTTCATTTGAACAGGCAGGAAAAGCCTTTGCTAATTCGAAATATCCTTTATGGCATGCGAACAAGGCAGGTCGTGAAAATGTAAGAAAAGGCATTATGCCTCCCCTATCGGGTCATCCTCGTTTTAATCCTCATGCAGATGATATTGATTTTCAGATTGAAAGCGACTTATTCGGAATTATTACCCCTGGCTTGTTCAAAGAAATGCAACAATTGGGCGAAGTCTTTGGTTCCATCATGAATTATGGTGATGGACTTTATGCCGGATACTTTATTGCAGGGATGTATTCCGCTTCTTTCTTTATTGATGACAATGTCGAAGAAGTGGTTCAATTAGGACTTTCATGTATCCCACCCGAAAGCACTTATCGCAAATGTATAGAAGATGTTATTACCTCTTATCACCAGCATCCTGATGATTGGCTTGAAACATGGAAATATATTGAACACAAATGGCAGGACGATATAGACTGCGAACCGGGAAATCTTGTAAATATTGATGCAAAAATCAATGGTGCTTATGTCGCTATTGGTTTACTTTATGGGAAGGGAGACTTGAAAAAAACACTTGAAATTACTACGCGTTGCGGGCAGGATGCCGATTGCAATCCTTCATCATCTGCCGGTATTTTATGTTGTATGAAAGGTTTTTCTGCTTTAGAACCTATCTGGAAAGAGCATTTACCCAAGGTTAGTGATAATAAATTCATTTTTACGAACTATTCTTGGAACACTCTTATTGACGCATCTGTTCGTGTTGCTGAGCAAATCATCTTAAAAGCAGGTGGAACTATTGAAAACGACATCTACAAAATCCCTGTTCAAAAACCAACTCCCCCACCGACATTAGAACAGTGGGTAAATAAAAAAGAAATTTTTAAACCACCTATTCCTACTGAAGAAATAGCAAAATGGAACTCTCTCTGGAAGGTAAAATCTTGCAAGAAATCAGAAGAAGTAGGCGTATTTCAAAATAAATTTAATCGGGATAATGTGCTTATGCTTATCCCGCCAGAAGAAGGTGTCCCTGCTCTTATCGAATATTTCTCCGAAATCCCATCAAATACGAAACAATTATCAATAGAAATATGCTCTCCTCAGAACAAACCTTTTTTACTTCGATTTAGAGTAGATTATCTTCCCGTTTATGAACAGTCAGTTAATGATACACAGTGGGTAAAATTACCTGTAAATATTGAAAAATGGGCTGGTAGTCAACATGTAATAACCATTGAAATCTATTCCATAGAACAAAAAAATAACATCATCGCCTGTTTCGGAAATATTGCATTTCAATAA